DNA sequence from the Halorussus sp. MSC15.2 genome:
AAACTGGAGTTCGACGGCAAGGTGTACGAACCCGGGAAGAACCTCGCCGACGAGAACTACCCCCTCTCGCGTGACCTCCACTGTTACACCTACGAGGGCACTTCGGAGAAGGAAGCCGCGTTCCTCCGAATGTTGATAAGCGACTTCGGTCAACAGAACTTCGTCAAGCCGTCGGGGTACGCGATGCTGACGGACAAACGACGGAAGAACCAACTCGGTAAGCTTCCCGACGCTAAATGATAGGAAGCATCGACACCCGCGTTCGGTCCGCCCGCGCGACGGTCAGCGACATGGACCGCGGGGCGCAGTTCGTCGACGGCGCGGCTATCGTCTCGGTACTCCTCACGATGGCGGCGTTCCTCGTCGCGCCCGCGTACACGGTCTTCCCGCTGTTGGCGTTCTTCGCCGTCGCGGCCTACGGGTGGAAATCTCATCAGGCCAACACCGCGAAGCTACTGATGTTCCTGATGACGGCTTCGACTATCGTCATCCTCGGTCTCATCACTGTCTACCTCATCTTACGCGCGGTTCCGGTGTTTCAGGCGATGGGACTCGACCTGCTGTTCCGGACCCAACAACCGCTGTGGAGTACCAGCGAGGGCGTCTACTCGCTTGTGCCGATGATGTGGGGGACGCTCGTGACCACCGTCCTCGCGATGGCAATCGCCGGACCCCTCGGCGTGGCCGGGGCGCTGTTCATCAGCGAAATCGCGCCCCGGTGGGCGCGGGAGGTCATCAAGCCCGGCATCGAGATTCTGGCCGGGGTCCCCTCCATCGTCTACGGGTTCATCGGTTACGTCATCATCAACACGTACATGATGGAGGAGTTGGAGTTGGCGAACTTCGGGAGCCTGTTCGGGGCCGCGCTGGTCATCGGCGTGATGGCCCTGCCGACGGTGGTCTCGGTCGCCGAGGACGCCATCGGGAGCGTGCCCGAGTCGATGAAGAGCGGGTCGCTCGCGCTCGGCGCGACCGACTGGCAGACCATCAAGAGCGTCACCATCCCGGCGTCGTTCTCGGGCGTCTCGGCCGCGGTCCTGCTCGGGGTCGGCCGGGCGGTCGGCGAGACGATGGCCGTCACCGTGATGCTCCCCCACCAGCAGGTCCTGCCCGACCCCATCTACGACGTGTTCCGGGGGACCGAGACGCTCACCAGCCTCATCGCGGGGCAGTACGGCGTCGCCTCCGGGAACCAGATGTCGGCGCTGTTCGCGGCCGGTGTGGTGCTGTTCGTGACGGTCCTCGGACTCAGTATCGCCTCGCAACTCGTGGAAGCGCACATGGAGCGGAAACTCGGGGGTAGCCAATGAGCTACGAGACCACCGATTTAGTCGCCGACGAGTCCTCGCTCGCCGAGCGAGTCGCGTCCGGCGTCGTCGGTCTCGACGTACTGTCGGTCGTCCTCGGCTTCGCGGCCATCTTCCAGTGGACCGAGGTCGAGAGCGAGTTCTTCGGCGTGACCCTGTTCAACCTCTACGGGGCGAGTCTCGTCTTAGCCGGCGTCGGCGTCGTGGCGCTCGGATTCGCGTCCCGGTTCGGGTACGTGGAGACGACGCCCAACCGGAGCGCCGGACTGCTCACCGGGGGTCTGTTCGGTCTCGTCGGCGTGGTCGCCGGCGGACTCGTTGCCTCCCAGACGCTCGGTCTGGGTCTCGTCGGGTGGCTCCCCGCGGCGATACTGGTCGGCGTCGGCGTGGCCGCGGTGACTGTCCTCCCGCGCGAGGACGTCGGGTCCACGCTCCCGGCGGGCGCGCTCTCGGCCCTCGTGGGTGCGCTGTTCCTGACCGACGTGTTGACGACCGAGTGGGAGTGGGCACCCGAGGGCTTCTCGGCTACCTTCACCGGTCCCGTTGTCGGTCCGGTGTTGACAATCTTCGCGGGACTCGTCTGCGCGTGGGCGGCCGCGAAGGCCCACGAGGGCTTCGGCACTCGGGGGCGACAGGCCGGGGCGTACCTGCTCGTCGGCCTGAACGCCTTCGGTATGCTCGGCGTGCTACTACTGCTCGTCCTGTTCGTCGCCGGGAAGGGCTGGTCGCGGATGGTCGAGGGCATCAAACTCGGCCTGTTCAGCGAACCGGCCTTCTGGTTCCACGTGCCCGGGTTCGACCAGTACCTCATCTTCGAGATACCCGGCGTCTGGTTCTACTGGCCGTTCACGATGAACGGCTACTCGCTGTCTCAGGACGTGATGAACGGGGTCCTGCCCTCCATCGTCGGGACGGTCTGGCTGGTCGTCGGCGCGGTGCTGTTCGCGGTCCCGCTGGGCGTCGGCGCGGCGGTGTTCCTCACCGAGTACGCCGAGCAGGGCGGGTTCACGCGTGCGGTCGAGATAGCGACCAACGGGCTGTGGAGCACGCCGAGCATCGTCTACGGCCTGTTCGGCTTCGCGTTCCTCGTCCCGCGACTGGGCAACAGCTTCTCGCTGCTGGCGGGCCAGTTGGTGCTGGGCTTCATGCTCCTCCCGCTGGTGCTCATCACCAGTCGCGAGGCCATCATGACGGTGCCCGACGAGTACCGCGACGCCAGCGCCGCGCTGGGCGTCAGCCAGTGGGAGACCATCAAGAGCGTCGTCATCCCGGCCGCGATGCCCGGCGTCATCACGGGGGTCATCCTCGGCGTCGGCCGCATCGCGGGCGAGACCGCCCCGATTCTGCTGGTAGCGACCGGGTCGCCCCAAGTCACCAGCGGCCCGCAGGTGCTGACGAGCTTCCGGTTCATCTCGAGTCCGCCGTTCGTGGCGAACCCGGCGCTGTTGGACAGCATCACCGCCCTCCCCTACAAACTCTACGCGACCATCACGGCGGGCGTCGTGAGTTCCGACCCCGCGTTCGGATGGGCGACGGCG
Encoded proteins:
- the pstC gene encoding phosphate ABC transporter permease subunit PstC; the protein is MIGSIDTRVRSARATVSDMDRGAQFVDGAAIVSVLLTMAAFLVAPAYTVFPLLAFFAVAAYGWKSHQANTAKLLMFLMTASTIVILGLITVYLILRAVPVFQAMGLDLLFRTQQPLWSTSEGVYSLVPMMWGTLVTTVLAMAIAGPLGVAGALFISEIAPRWAREVIKPGIEILAGVPSIVYGFIGYVIINTYMMEELELANFGSLFGAALVIGVMALPTVVSVAEDAIGSVPESMKSGSLALGATDWQTIKSVTIPASFSGVSAAVLLGVGRAVGETMAVTVMLPHQQVLPDPIYDVFRGTETLTSLIAGQYGVASGNQMSALFAAGVVLFVTVLGLSIASQLVEAHMERKLGGSQ
- the pstA gene encoding phosphate ABC transporter permease PstA codes for the protein MSYETTDLVADESSLAERVASGVVGLDVLSVVLGFAAIFQWTEVESEFFGVTLFNLYGASLVLAGVGVVALGFASRFGYVETTPNRSAGLLTGGLFGLVGVVAGGLVASQTLGLGLVGWLPAAILVGVGVAAVTVLPREDVGSTLPAGALSALVGALFLTDVLTTEWEWAPEGFSATFTGPVVGPVLTIFAGLVCAWAAAKAHEGFGTRGRQAGAYLLVGLNAFGMLGVLLLLVLFVAGKGWSRMVEGIKLGLFSEPAFWFHVPGFDQYLIFEIPGVWFYWPFTMNGYSLSQDVMNGVLPSIVGTVWLVVGAVLFAVPLGVGAAVFLTEYAEQGGFTRAVEIATNGLWSTPSIVYGLFGFAFLVPRLGNSFSLLAGQLVLGFMLLPLVLITSREAIMTVPDEYRDASAALGVSQWETIKSVVIPAAMPGVITGVILGVGRIAGETAPILLVATGSPQVTSGPQVLTSFRFISSPPFVANPALLDSITALPYKLYATITAGVVSSDPAFGWATALVLLIVVLSFYAIGIVSRIYFRRKLEQ